A region from the Pelagovum pacificum genome encodes:
- a CDS encoding carbohydrate ABC transporter permease: MQRPFQTLVLGLFALYALAPIYLIILASMRSEADLFSGPLSLPWPLNLDNFVRIWTEGGFSTYFLNSLIMSLGATVLVVLTAPLAGFAFAKLKFRGREALFVFFLAGLVVPAPSVIVALYGNLQTLGLIDTQLGVVLPQAAILTPFSIFMMRTVMQDVPDELIEASMMDGAGLLRTFLGVVVPVVRPGLMSLILIVFLFSWQEYLLPLVVLQTETLKPLTVGAASLQGRYGVDYGGIAAAGLIAFAPLVVLFLSLQRSFVRGLSAGAVK, translated from the coding sequence ATGCAGCGACCGTTCCAGACACTCGTCCTCGGCCTTTTCGCGCTCTATGCGCTGGCGCCGATCTATCTCATCATTCTTGCCTCGATGCGGAGCGAGGCAGACCTATTCTCCGGTCCGCTCTCGCTGCCCTGGCCGCTCAACCTCGACAACTTCGTCCGGATCTGGACCGAAGGCGGCTTCTCGACCTACTTCCTGAACTCGCTGATCATGTCGCTCGGCGCCACGGTGCTGGTCGTACTTACCGCGCCGCTTGCCGGTTTCGCCTTCGCCAAGCTGAAGTTCCGCGGACGGGAAGCGCTCTTCGTCTTCTTTCTCGCCGGTCTCGTCGTTCCCGCGCCTTCGGTCATCGTGGCGCTTTACGGCAACCTTCAGACGCTGGGGCTGATCGACACGCAGCTCGGCGTGGTTTTGCCGCAGGCGGCGATCCTGACGCCCTTCTCGATCTTCATGATGCGGACGGTGATGCAGGATGTCCCCGACGAGCTGATCGAGGCCTCCATGATGGACGGCGCCGGCCTGCTGCGGACGTTTCTCGGCGTGGTGGTGCCCGTCGTGCGGCCGGGTCTCATGTCGCTGATCCTGATCGTCTTCCTGTTCTCCTGGCAGGAGTACCTGCTGCCGCTCGTCGTCCTGCAGACCGAGACGCTGAAGCCGCTCACGGTGGGCGCGGCGAGCCTGCAGGGACGCTACGGCGTCGACTACGGCGGCATCGCGGCCGCGGGCCTGATCGCCTTCGCGCCGCTGGTCGTCCTCTTCCTCTCCCTTCAACGCTCCTTCGTGCGCGGCCTCTCGGCCGGCGCCGTCAAGTAG
- a CDS encoding carbohydrate ABC transporter permease — MHAPRTAYILIAPALILYVAFVAIPIAQILGFSLFSWDNGRMVGFAGLSNYARLGTDTVFWASLLHNAIWVVLTLAFPLMAGLLLSALLAERGSRTVRTLAAIYFIPRTIPLVVAGIIWGWIYNPLFGLLNYALEAVGLGGLSHAWLAEEQTALLSLNVVGAWTFFGFCVVIYLSAIQSIDPSLYEAADIDGAGWGQKFRDITVPLLRNSTLFLGLYAAIEAMRFFDLIWVTTQGGPGYSTEVLTTHVYKTFFLVGDFGYAAVLSVVLLAIVLSLSAVSFWALRSK; from the coding sequence ATGCATGCCCCCCGTACCGCATACATTCTGATCGCTCCGGCGCTCATCCTCTACGTTGCCTTCGTCGCGATTCCGATCGCCCAGATCCTCGGGTTTAGCCTGTTTTCCTGGGACAACGGTCGCATGGTGGGGTTCGCAGGCCTGTCGAACTACGCCCGCCTCGGAACGGACACCGTTTTCTGGGCGTCCCTGCTGCACAACGCCATCTGGGTCGTCCTGACGCTTGCCTTCCCGCTGATGGCCGGGCTGTTGCTCTCTGCGCTCCTGGCGGAGCGGGGGTCGCGTACGGTCCGCACGCTGGCCGCCATCTACTTCATCCCGAGAACCATTCCGCTGGTCGTCGCCGGCATCATCTGGGGCTGGATCTACAATCCGCTTTTCGGGCTCCTGAACTACGCGCTCGAAGCCGTCGGGCTGGGAGGCCTGTCCCATGCCTGGCTGGCGGAGGAGCAGACCGCGCTCCTGTCGCTGAACGTGGTGGGCGCCTGGACGTTCTTCGGTTTCTGCGTCGTGATCTACCTCTCGGCGATCCAGTCGATCGATCCGTCGCTATACGAAGCGGCCGATATCGACGGCGCGGGTTGGGGGCAGAAGTTCAGGGACATCACGGTCCCGCTGCTACGGAACTCGACCCTGTTCCTCGGCCTCTATGCCGCGATCGAGGCTATGCGCTTCTTCGACCTCATCTGGGTCACGACGCAGGGCGGGCCGGGGTATTCGACCGAGGTCCTGACAACCCACGTCTACAAGACCTTCTTCCTCGTCGGCGACTTCGGCTACGCGGCTGTCCTGTCGGTCGTCCTTCTCGCGATCGTCCTGTCGCTCTCTGCGGTGAGCTTCTGGGCCCTGAGGAGCAAGTGA
- a CDS encoding ABC transporter substrate-binding protein, whose translation MKYLVTTAVLGLSASGALAQTVVTQWDQFAQTGISAAGPAMDKLIETCEPALGGAEVLRTVAPSIGIRDSYRLAVAAGKTPDLAYTWPAASVLAGYARIGALAELDPYYEQYGWDQINDFYRGRNSFEGHLYGVPMEQDLMGVYFNRALFEEHGIEVPTTYEEFEAAANAFKEAGIIPISFGNRDRWPATNTFSLILGLTAGKDMEEQVFFGDEPWTNDAFLEAAQVFQDWADQGWFPPGFNGIGYDEANAYFLAGRAAMTITGTWVIQDMIRGSDNIDLDVFMLPPIGEGVAAGTMWGEGSQWQLSADADQATQDAAAAYLDCLISDESRQVWVQEASTVPIGTSPEELTEWGANPVVQTFFEQGLSTPDANFYDLHTTLPESVTQVLYPELQRLAGGETAPEEFLAAMQASWDSAIENGERWIP comes from the coding sequence ATGAAGTACCTTGTGACAACCGCTGTCCTCGGCTTGTCGGCCAGCGGAGCGCTGGCCCAAACCGTCGTGACGCAGTGGGACCAATTCGCCCAGACCGGCATTTCGGCCGCCGGCCCCGCGATGGACAAGCTGATCGAGACGTGCGAGCCCGCTCTTGGCGGCGCCGAGGTCTTGCGCACGGTGGCACCGTCCATCGGTATCCGCGACAGCTATCGTCTCGCCGTCGCGGCGGGCAAGACGCCTGATCTCGCCTACACCTGGCCGGCGGCTTCGGTGCTGGCCGGCTATGCGCGGATCGGCGCGCTGGCCGAGCTCGACCCGTACTACGAGCAATACGGCTGGGATCAGATCAACGACTTCTATCGCGGTCGAAACTCCTTCGAGGGCCACCTCTACGGCGTCCCGATGGAGCAGGACCTGATGGGCGTCTACTTCAACCGCGCGCTGTTCGAGGAGCACGGCATCGAGGTGCCCACCACCTACGAGGAATTCGAAGCCGCGGCGAATGCGTTCAAGGAGGCGGGGATCATACCGATCTCGTTCGGGAACCGCGACCGCTGGCCCGCCACGAACACATTTTCCCTGATCCTCGGCCTCACCGCCGGCAAGGACATGGAAGAGCAGGTCTTCTTCGGAGACGAGCCCTGGACCAACGATGCCTTTCTCGAGGCCGCGCAGGTCTTTCAGGACTGGGCCGATCAGGGATGGTTCCCGCCGGGCTTCAACGGCATCGGATACGACGAGGCCAACGCTTATTTCCTAGCGGGACGTGCCGCGATGACCATCACCGGTACCTGGGTGATCCAGGACATGATCCGCGGGTCGGACAATATCGATCTGGACGTCTTCATGCTGCCCCCGATCGGCGAAGGCGTCGCCGCGGGCACCATGTGGGGTGAAGGGTCGCAATGGCAGCTTTCGGCCGATGCGGACCAGGCCACGCAGGATGCGGCTGCGGCCTATCTCGACTGTCTGATCAGTGACGAAAGCCGCCAGGTCTGGGTCCAGGAAGCCTCGACCGTGCCGATCGGCACCTCGCCGGAAGAACTGACAGAGTGGGGCGCTAACCCGGTGGTGCAGACCTTCTTCGAGCAGGGGCTGTCCACGCCGGACGCCAACTTCTACGACCTTCACACGACGCTGCCCGAAAGCGTCACGCAAGTGCTCTATCCCGAGCTTCAGCGCCTCGCCGGCGGCGAGACGGCCCCAGAAGAGTTCCTTGCCGCGATGCAGGCGTCCTGGGACAGCGCCATTGAGAATGGCGAGCGCTGGATCCCCTGA
- a CDS encoding sugar phosphate isomerase/epimerase family protein, whose translation MKLSFNTWVYSGFPVWVPSYPLEEVIRRLSRMGYDGIEIGAAAPHAFPDYLSRERIGEIAAILKDNGIACSSMLPAPGGGPGFNVASPDRAEREAALDQYKKVADLCAAWGSPTLIYVAGWQVFGTGRKQAWDWSREALAALSTHVGKDLTIVVEPTSSDSNLIDHCDDMIELIDQVCAPNVAAMFDTFHTHYRNEVPTDYVYRLGDRLKHIHLSDSDRDPPGSGVVDFPSLIEALKETGYDGYLTMEIGFNRRSVEPDDMARRSLSYLKSII comes from the coding sequence ATGAAGCTGTCTTTCAATACCTGGGTCTATTCCGGCTTTCCCGTCTGGGTTCCGTCCTATCCGCTCGAGGAGGTCATCCGGCGCCTGTCCCGCATGGGCTACGACGGGATCGAGATCGGAGCCGCGGCGCCCCATGCCTTTCCCGACTACCTGAGCAGGGAGCGCATCGGTGAAATCGCCGCGATCCTTAAGGACAACGGGATCGCGTGTTCCTCCATGCTGCCCGCCCCGGGCGGCGGTCCCGGTTTCAATGTCGCCTCGCCTGACCGGGCCGAGCGGGAGGCTGCTCTCGACCAGTACAAGAAGGTCGCGGATCTCTGCGCCGCGTGGGGATCGCCGACGCTGATCTACGTCGCGGGATGGCAAGTCTTCGGGACCGGCAGGAAGCAGGCCTGGGACTGGAGCCGCGAAGCGCTCGCCGCCCTCTCGACGCATGTCGGCAAGGACCTGACCATCGTGGTGGAACCCACCTCTTCAGACAGCAACCTCATCGATCATTGCGACGACATGATCGAGCTCATCGACCAGGTCTGTGCGCCGAACGTCGCTGCCATGTTCGATACCTTCCACACGCATTACCGAAACGAGGTCCCGACGGACTACGTCTATCGCCTCGGCGATCGGTTGAAACACATCCACCTGTCCGACAGCGATCGCGATCCGCCCGGAAGCGGCGTGGTGGACTTTCCCTCGCTGATCGAGGCGTTGAAGGAGACTGGTTACGACGGCTACCTGACGATGGAAATCGGCTTCAACCGCCGCAGCGTGGAGCCCGACGACATGGCCCGGCGCTCGCTCAGCTATCTGAAATCAATCATTTAG
- a CDS encoding extracellular solute-binding protein: MAKLRDGNGGKSAPPEGPYEIDSTQHLQRVRDEQVRFAEFVARFYDEAGTILSLSSGIRELRIILHLVTSHFDGKLVTSSSLAAESGLSYGTAIRTIDGMQQSGLILRREKTASGRSHSLHPSPELLLRWRQFAYTGAELVQDNLQKVPSRRRPGGLPAKVLPAPAVLSEKLSLDGGLRVLVHADPTFIAMLNLKRQFEMILGTPIHSRAHSIDRLRTELIRNAELDESDYDIVAVDLPWFGEMAQTERLLPLDDLLSMSAEDRCDIYPDALASSCWNGRQYGVPIMVSGEVLVHRSDLFERAGLATPRTTEDVLQAASILHQPGSGISGIAWNGGRGTPLGHTVLMLMAAFGQPIIQMHDGPEGPQFSPAPGVAHRPMFDSEAARQTVDYLLRLREFSPPDVLEMAWYDRARCYGDGRAAMAYSHSLLAPVYELDPASPAYRSTRYAPHAAGPAGAPIVPIGGYSLSIPSNIAPERIGTVSKALEALTSAPAAKLYLSNGSLSSPRRSVSRDPEVAALSPLIANIDEMDARGLLRMWPRPPIPGISDIISIAGEELHDMLTGTASAHAALAAAQSRSEQVLEAVGRTRSSGRRHAVGGRAPQR; this comes from the coding sequence ATGGCCAAGCTTCGCGACGGAAATGGCGGCAAAAGCGCTCCGCCCGAGGGGCCCTATGAAATCGACAGCACCCAGCATCTTCAGCGGGTCCGCGATGAGCAGGTGCGCTTTGCTGAATTCGTCGCCCGCTTCTACGATGAGGCCGGGACGATCCTTAGTCTCAGCAGCGGGATACGCGAGCTGAGGATCATCCTGCACCTCGTCACCTCGCATTTCGACGGCAAGCTCGTGACCTCCTCCTCGCTGGCGGCAGAGTCGGGGTTGTCCTACGGGACCGCCATCCGAACTATCGACGGAATGCAGCAGTCCGGCCTCATCCTGCGGCGAGAAAAGACCGCGTCCGGCCGGTCGCATTCCTTGCACCCGTCGCCCGAACTTCTCCTCCGCTGGCGCCAGTTCGCCTATACCGGAGCAGAGCTGGTTCAGGACAACTTGCAGAAAGTCCCGTCGCGGCGGCGCCCGGGCGGACTTCCTGCGAAGGTCCTGCCTGCGCCGGCCGTGTTGTCCGAGAAGCTGTCCCTCGATGGCGGGCTTCGGGTCCTGGTGCACGCGGACCCGACGTTCATCGCGATGCTGAATCTCAAGCGGCAATTCGAGATGATCCTCGGAACTCCGATTCACAGCCGCGCTCACTCCATCGACCGCCTGCGGACCGAGCTCATCCGCAACGCGGAACTGGACGAGTCGGACTACGACATCGTCGCGGTCGACCTGCCCTGGTTCGGTGAGATGGCCCAGACCGAACGACTTCTGCCTCTCGACGACCTTCTGTCTATGAGCGCGGAGGATCGGTGCGACATCTATCCCGATGCCTTGGCAAGCTCGTGCTGGAACGGCCGCCAGTACGGGGTACCGATCATGGTTTCGGGCGAGGTTCTCGTGCATCGCTCGGACCTCTTCGAGAGGGCGGGGCTGGCGACGCCCCGCACGACGGAGGATGTCCTGCAGGCAGCGTCCATCCTGCACCAGCCGGGGTCGGGCATCTCCGGGATCGCCTGGAATGGCGGAAGGGGCACGCCTCTCGGGCACACGGTACTCATGCTCATGGCGGCCTTCGGACAGCCGATCATCCAGATGCACGACGGACCGGAAGGGCCCCAGTTTTCACCGGCTCCCGGTGTCGCCCACCGCCCGATGTTCGACAGCGAGGCTGCACGGCAGACGGTCGATTACCTTCTCCGTCTTCGCGAATTTAGCCCGCCCGACGTCCTCGAGATGGCCTGGTACGACCGCGCCCGCTGCTACGGCGACGGGCGCGCCGCGATGGCCTATTCACATTCACTCCTCGCCCCGGTCTACGAGCTCGACCCCGCGTCACCGGCCTACCGGAGCACCCGCTACGCCCCCCATGCCGCCGGGCCAGCCGGCGCGCCGATCGTCCCGATCGGGGGATACTCGCTCTCGATCCCCTCCAACATCGCGCCCGAGCGGATCGGGACAGTCAGCAAGGCCCTCGAGGCCCTGACCTCGGCGCCGGCAGCCAAGCTTTACCTCAGCAACGGCTCCCTCTCGAGCCCGCGACGCTCTGTCAGCAGGGATCCCGAGGTCGCCGCGCTGTCCCCTCTGATCGCGAACATCGACGAGATGGATGCACGAGGACTGCTCCGGATGTGGCCGAGGCCCCCCATTCCCGGCATATCCGATATCATTTCCATCGCGGGCGAGGAACTGCACGACATGTTGACGGGAACGGCAAGCGCACACGCGGCACTTGCCGCCGCGCAATCACGCAGCGAGCAGGTCCTCGAAGCAGTTGGACGGACTAGATCCTCAGGCCGCAGGCATGCTGTCGGGGGCCGAGCGCCACAACGATGA
- a CDS encoding YcbK family protein, whose amino-acid sequence MFNNPPALDRLQALRDRLDKPLIVRSAYRSPEHNRAVGGATRSKHLDGAAFDIAMANHDPVASEAAAREVGFLGFGYYPRSGFIHVDLGPARHWGDRFPVRTTAFAAETPPAREVLADSRTMKGSGAAGVATLGAAGVEVAQQVLAETQSAILPLVPYLDTLRWVFIVVALGPRQHACGLRI is encoded by the coding sequence TTGTTTAACAACCCGCCCGCGCTCGACAGGCTGCAGGCGCTGCGCGACCGGCTGGATAAGCCGCTGATCGTCCGCTCTGCGTATCGCAGCCCCGAGCACAACCGTGCGGTCGGCGGCGCGACCCGCTCAAAGCACCTCGACGGCGCCGCCTTCGACATCGCCATGGCGAACCACGACCCGGTGGCGTCCGAGGCGGCGGCGCGGGAGGTCGGGTTCCTCGGCTTCGGCTACTATCCGCGCTCCGGGTTCATCCATGTCGACCTTGGACCCGCGCGACATTGGGGCGATCGCTTCCCGGTTCGAACGACTGCCTTCGCAGCCGAGACGCCGCCCGCCCGCGAGGTGCTGGCCGACAGCCGCACCATGAAGGGGAGTGGCGCGGCCGGAGTTGCGACACTGGGCGCGGCCGGAGTCGAGGTAGCCCAGCAGGTGCTGGCGGAGACGCAAAGCGCCATCCTTCCGCTGGTCCCGTATCTCGACACCCTGCGCTGGGTGTTCATCGTTGTGGCGCTCGGCCCCCGACAGCATGCCTGCGGCCTGAGGATCTAG
- a CDS encoding LysR family transcriptional regulator translates to MGYRSWFDGLNRDVTENAAMEMNQIRYFLAVCEHRNFTHAASAANVSQPSLTTAIKKLEDELGGELFVRDRAGCRLTALGKLMQPRLRKVHDETLQAKAEAIRHMRLERVPISVGVGETIGHNRISAAMERTRTRLPQAEIELIVASSSELLAGLRDCEFDVVVSAEKVSEDLYRIDRLYEEDYKVVVSKSHPLSELNAISLSTLAGTDMLDRLNCEMRDALHGACADHGHELYAAYRSNRVDWLVELARQGSGAVILPATAIPSDMGLVSKPFDGLEISRTVLALRYRHQTTRPETNDLIREMTRTPA, encoded by the coding sequence ATGGGCTATCGTAGTTGGTTTGATGGCCTGAACAGGGATGTGACGGAGAATGCGGCGATGGAAATGAACCAGATCAGGTATTTTCTCGCTGTCTGCGAGCACCGAAACTTTACCCACGCAGCCAGTGCCGCCAATGTCTCCCAACCTTCCTTGACGACTGCGATCAAGAAACTTGAAGACGAGCTTGGAGGTGAGCTGTTTGTCAGAGACCGTGCGGGATGCAGGCTTACCGCCCTCGGAAAACTCATGCAGCCAAGGTTGCGGAAGGTTCACGATGAGACGCTACAGGCTAAGGCAGAAGCGATCCGTCATATGCGCTTGGAGCGGGTTCCAATCTCTGTCGGTGTCGGCGAAACGATTGGCCACAACAGAATTTCGGCTGCTATGGAGCGCACTCGTACGCGATTGCCGCAAGCCGAAATCGAATTGATCGTTGCGTCATCCTCTGAGCTTCTTGCCGGGTTGCGGGATTGTGAATTTGACGTTGTAGTCAGCGCAGAGAAGGTCAGTGAAGATCTCTATCGCATAGACCGTCTCTATGAAGAGGATTACAAGGTCGTGGTGTCAAAGTCGCACCCGTTGTCTGAACTAAATGCGATTTCTCTTTCGACTCTTGCTGGAACTGATATGCTTGACCGACTAAATTGCGAAATGCGGGATGCTTTGCATGGGGCCTGCGCGGATCATGGTCACGAACTCTACGCGGCCTATCGGTCAAATCGCGTGGATTGGTTAGTTGAACTCGCGCGGCAAGGGTCAGGTGCGGTGATCCTGCCAGCCACCGCAATTCCTTCGGACATGGGCCTTGTGTCGAAACCCTTCGATGGTCTTGAAATATCAAGAACTGTTTTGGCTCTTCGATATCGGCACCAAACGACGAGACCAGAGACAAATGACCTGATCCGTGAGATGACGCGCACGCCAGCGTAG
- a CDS encoding putative quinol monooxygenase has protein sequence MKTQVLQAFAALALITTSATAQDNPMENHTASYIAMPAAEGQTEAFAEFLAGAAPIVRETEPGTVLWFALQADDTLAIFDIFADEEARDAHFSGAVAAALNQNADALVDGGWDGGVVANINNSDVLSVKAPVDLYTATTATYIKLEAAPGKGPELAALLTAAGPIVADTEPKTLFWAALQIDENNFAIFDIFADNSGREAHFAGQVAGLLNEKAPELVSGGWDDGVLANVHNFDILATK, from the coding sequence ATGAAAACGCAAGTCCTTCAGGCATTCGCCGCACTGGCTCTGATCACAACTTCTGCAACTGCACAGGACAACCCGATGGAAAATCATACTGCCAGCTACATCGCCATGCCCGCCGCCGAAGGCCAGACCGAAGCCTTCGCGGAGTTTCTGGCTGGTGCCGCACCGATCGTGCGAGAAACAGAGCCGGGCACCGTACTTTGGTTTGCTCTGCAAGCCGACGATACGCTCGCAATCTTTGACATCTTCGCAGATGAAGAAGCACGCGACGCTCATTTCTCAGGAGCGGTTGCTGCGGCTTTGAACCAAAACGCGGACGCGCTGGTCGACGGAGGATGGGACGGCGGTGTTGTCGCGAATATCAACAACTCCGATGTCCTGTCGGTAAAGGCGCCGGTTGATCTCTACACGGCAACGACCGCAACTTACATCAAGCTCGAAGCTGCTCCAGGTAAAGGCCCCGAATTGGCAGCCTTGCTGACCGCCGCCGGCCCCATCGTCGCAGATACCGAACCCAAGACATTGTTCTGGGCGGCGCTGCAGATTGACGAGAACAACTTTGCCATCTTCGACATCTTTGCCGACAACTCTGGCCGCGAAGCGCACTTTGCCGGACAAGTCGCCGGACTCCTGAATGAAAAGGCTCCAGAATTGGTCTCTGGCGGATGGGACGACGGTGTGTTGGCAAACGTCCACAATTTCGACATCCTCGCTACTAAGTAA
- a CDS encoding recombinase family protein: MVSDTPSPQRLVAYERVSTARQGRSGLGLEAQRKAIDDYASGQGASILSRFTEVESGRKNDRPELEKALHLARLTGATLVIAKLDRLSRNAAFLLTLRDSGVRFVACDMPEANNLTVGIMALVAEQEREAISRRTKEALAAAKARGVKLGNPNGAAALRRAGKGGEALRAAVRANADAHAEALAPVVRQLQTAGHTSLRALAAELNASAMRTRRGGRWHVSSVRNLLQRMKRV; the protein is encoded by the coding sequence ATGGTCAGCGATACGCCCTCACCTCAGCGGCTCGTCGCATACGAGCGCGTCTCCACGGCAAGGCAAGGGCGATCGGGTCTCGGGCTCGAAGCGCAACGGAAGGCTATCGATGACTATGCATCGGGGCAGGGGGCTTCGATCCTGAGCCGCTTTACCGAAGTCGAAAGCGGACGGAAGAACGACCGGCCCGAACTGGAGAAGGCGCTCCACCTGGCCCGGCTCACCGGCGCAACGCTGGTCATCGCCAAACTCGACCGCCTGAGCCGCAACGCCGCCTTCTTGCTCACCCTCCGCGACAGCGGCGTCCGCTTCGTCGCTTGCGACATGCCGGAGGCCAACAACCTCACGGTCGGGATCATGGCGCTGGTGGCGGAGCAGGAGCGCGAGGCGATCTCGCGGCGTACGAAGGAAGCGCTGGCGGCGGCTAAGGCGCGTGGGGTGAAGCTGGGCAATCCGAATGGGGCTGCGGCGCTCAGGCGGGCAGGGAAGGGCGGCGAGGCGCTGCGAGCCGCTGTGCGAGCCAACGCGGATGCGCATGCGGAGGCGCTGGCGCCGGTGGTACGTCAGCTGCAGACTGCTGGCCACACATCCCTGAGGGCGCTCGCGGCCGAGCTCAACGCATCGGCCATGCGGACCCGGCGAGGTGGGCGGTGGCATGTCTCCAGTGTCCGTAATCTGCTGCAGCGGATGAAGCGGGTTTGA
- a CDS encoding phage terminase small subunit P27 family, with product MRRGPKLKPTMSPRLKEGGVPRCPDHLDADARKEWRRLARTLHEAGILTVADRAAFAAYCQSYSLWAEAVRKQRETPRLIKTPSGYVQQSPWIAIANKQLELMGRYMAELGITPTSRTRLSDVMAEDGTATLNRIELVWRGPDGTLRDKDGTPVEDKPAGLTLDADCERL from the coding sequence ATGAGACGCGGGCCAAAGCTCAAGCCGACGATGTCGCCGCGGCTCAAGGAGGGTGGCGTGCCGCGCTGTCCGGACCACCTCGACGCGGATGCGCGCAAGGAGTGGCGTCGGCTCGCGCGCACGCTCCACGAGGCGGGCATCCTCACCGTGGCGGACCGCGCTGCCTTCGCCGCCTATTGCCAATCCTACAGTCTCTGGGCCGAGGCGGTCCGCAAACAACGAGAGACTCCCAGGCTGATCAAGACACCTTCGGGCTACGTTCAGCAGTCGCCCTGGATCGCGATCGCCAACAAGCAGCTCGAGCTGATGGGGCGCTACATGGCGGAGCTCGGGATCACGCCGACCTCCCGGACGCGCCTGTCTGATGTGATGGCGGAAGATGGCACAGCGACCTTGAACCGGATCGAACTGGTCTGGCGGGGGCCTGACGGCACGCTGCGGGACAAGGACGGCACACCTGTCGAGGACAAGCCGGCCGGGCTGACGCTCGACGCGGACTGCGAGCGCCTCTGA
- a CDS encoding DUF7220 family protein, producing MSQQRRMSLVEAIANVVVGYGVALATQFAVFPLVGIEAQHRQMVLTGLAFMAVSLVRSYALRRLFDRWTAKGA from the coding sequence ATGAGCCAGCAGCGCCGGATGTCGCTCGTTGAGGCGATCGCGAACGTCGTGGTCGGCTACGGCGTCGCGCTTGCGACGCAGTTCGCCGTGTTCCCCCTGGTCGGCATCGAAGCTCAACACCGGCAGATGGTGCTGACGGGCCTCGCCTTCATGGCGGTATCGCTGGTGCGCAGTTACGCGCTGCGGCGCCTGTTCGACCGCTGGACGGCAAAGGGAGCGTGA
- a CDS encoding site-specific DNA-methyltransferase yields MAQAVAERVGGPIGAQSIEHRPVADLVPYANNARTHSEAQVALIAGSIREFGFNNPVLVDGDSGIIAGHGRVLAARKLGLPSVPVIELAHLTEAQKRAYILADNRLAEQAGWDRELLGLELADLGDLGVDLGSLGFDGAELDALLASGEAQAGEETTPEPPAVLVSRPGDLWMLDQHRLLCGDATSKADVDRLLDGVTPHLMVTDPPYGVNYDPAWRNETGASKTRRTGKVANDDRADWREAWALFPGDVAYVWHGALHATTVADSLVATGFDIRSQIIWAKDRHVLSRGHYHWQHEPAWYAVRGKGHWSGDRTQSTLWQIASRDQDAATVHGTQKPVECMRRPMLNNSSPGQAVYEPFSGSGSSLIAAETAGRVCYAMELDPAYVDVAVTRWQAFTGQDAILSGGATFTETAIERRGEAAA; encoded by the coding sequence ATGGCGCAGGCAGTGGCAGAGCGGGTAGGCGGGCCGATCGGAGCCCAGTCGATCGAACATCGGCCGGTCGCGGACCTGGTTCCTTATGCCAACAACGCCCGCACGCACAGCGAGGCGCAGGTTGCGCTGATCGCCGGGTCCATCCGCGAGTTCGGGTTCAACAACCCGGTGCTGGTCGATGGCGACAGCGGCATCATCGCAGGGCATGGCCGCGTGCTGGCCGCGCGGAAGCTGGGCCTCCCGAGCGTTCCGGTGATCGAACTGGCGCATCTGACGGAGGCGCAGAAGCGGGCCTATATCCTGGCGGACAACCGTCTGGCGGAGCAGGCGGGATGGGACCGGGAGTTGCTCGGCCTCGAACTCGCTGACCTCGGAGACCTCGGCGTGGACCTTGGCAGTCTCGGCTTCGACGGGGCGGAGCTGGATGCGCTGCTGGCGAGCGGAGAGGCGCAGGCGGGCGAAGAGACGACCCCGGAGCCGCCCGCGGTGCTGGTCAGCCGACCGGGCGATCTCTGGATGCTGGACCAGCACCGATTGCTCTGCGGGGATGCCACCAGCAAGGCTGACGTCGATCGGTTGCTCGATGGCGTCACGCCGCATCTCATGGTGACCGATCCGCCCTACGGCGTGAATTACGATCCGGCCTGGCGCAACGAGACCGGTGCGTCGAAGACCAGGCGCACGGGCAAAGTCGCCAACGATGACCGCGCCGACTGGCGTGAGGCCTGGGCGTTGTTCCCCGGCGATGTCGCCTACGTCTGGCATGGCGCGCTGCACGCGACCACCGTGGCGGACAGTCTTGTGGCCACCGGCTTCGATATCCGCAGCCAGATCATCTGGGCCAAGGACAGGCATGTGCTCAGCCGGGGGCACTACCACTGGCAGCATGAGCCGGCATGGTACGCCGTACGGGGGAAGGGTCACTGGTCGGGGGATCGCACGCAATCGACCCTGTGGCAGATTGCCAGCCGAGACCAGGATGCGGCCACGGTTCATGGAACGCAGAAGCCGGTGGAGTGCATGCGCCGACCGATGTTGAACAACTCGAGCCCGGGACAGGCGGTCTACGAGCCGTTCTCCGGGTCGGGCAGCAGCCTCATCGCGGCGGAGACGGCGGGCAGGGTCTGCTACGCAATGGAACTGGATCCGGCCTATGTCGATGTGGCCGTGACGCGGTGGCAGGCCTTCACCGGTCAGGACGCCATACTGTCCGGAGGAGCGACGTTCACCGAGACCGCGATCGAGCGACGCGGGGAGGCGGCGGCATGA